One window of Spirochaetales bacterium genomic DNA carries:
- a CDS encoding HAD family phosphatase → METINRLPPYPADAPLAMIITDLDGTLLNKERKCAPDDYETLTVLEKRGIIRVIATGRNFYSLCKVIKPPFPVDYVIFSSGAGVWHLGDNAIIRKISFDKDEVEKAASTFTSLNLDFFIHHPIPENHFFTYYGMTNDNPDFNRRISNYREFAEAGDPGNIASCRAAQLLAIIPTPDNETCRRIYMNVKARLPDFTVIRTTSPLDGASCWIEVFPGHVSKGKTAQWLCLKTGIKRENVCALGNDYNDTDLLAWAGRSFVVGNAADELKRQFPQVLSHNECGFSDAVSKWLSGGNKSV, encoded by the coding sequence GACGGCACATTACTGAATAAAGAAAGAAAATGTGCACCCGATGATTACGAAACGCTGACGGTCCTTGAAAAACGCGGGATTATCCGTGTCATCGCGACCGGACGCAACTTCTATTCGCTGTGCAAGGTTATCAAGCCGCCGTTTCCCGTCGATTATGTGATTTTTTCATCAGGCGCCGGTGTCTGGCATTTAGGCGATAACGCAATCATCAGAAAAATATCGTTTGATAAGGACGAGGTCGAGAAGGCGGCATCGACATTCACCTCCCTGAACCTTGATTTCTTTATTCATCATCCGATACCGGAGAATCATTTTTTTACCTATTACGGGATGACGAATGACAACCCGGATTTTAATAGGAGAATCTCGAATTACCGTGAATTCGCCGAAGCCGGCGATCCCGGCAATATCGCGAGCTGCCGGGCCGCCCAGCTTCTTGCGATTATCCCCACCCCCGATAATGAAACATGCCGCCGCATTTACATGAATGTTAAAGCCCGTCTCCCCGATTTCACGGTAATCCGGACCACATCCCCGCTTGACGGGGCTTCTTGCTGGATTGAGGTCTTTCCCGGTCATGTTTCAAAGGGCAAGACCGCCCAATGGCTGTGCCTGAAAACGGGCATTAAGCGCGAAAACGTCTGTGCGCTGGGCAATGATTATAACGATACGGATCTTCTCGCCTGGGCGGGAAGATCTTTTGTTGTCGGTAATGCCGCGGACGAATTGAAACGTCAATTCCCGCAGGTTTTGTCGCATAATGAATGCGGTTTTTCCGATGCCGTCTCGAAGTGGCTTTCCGGCGGAAACAAAAGCGTTTGA
- a CDS encoding GGDEF domain-containing protein, which produces MKEKQYYLIYLDKKMKLEKNRSYTIGRNVDMDIYLPHTSVSRHHCIIEWTGEEFSLRDCDSTNGTEVNSKKIDTIRLQDHDKIKAGIFNLLFRCIDRIHKKEEEYVLTPGDTMILESKVAQIVEEINEPQLKEKVLGLKYYIDKKKIKLTNLAYRDPLTGLYNRRFLDEKIFDEVERAKRYNRHLSVILADLDHFKRINDRHGHQKGDLVLQSVAEIIKKTLRHNDVAARYGGEEFCIILPETSLETAKQVAEKLKENVENQVKKKCGIPITISLGVASINNKNNTPMKLVQAADHAMYCAKNAGRNRVAIDISD; this is translated from the coding sequence GTGAAAGAAAAACAGTATTATCTAATCTATCTCGATAAAAAAATGAAACTTGAAAAAAACCGGTCGTATACGATCGGAAGAAATGTCGATATGGACATATACCTCCCCCATACATCGGTTTCACGGCATCATTGCATTATTGAATGGACGGGCGAGGAGTTTTCACTCCGCGATTGCGATAGCACGAACGGAACCGAAGTGAACAGTAAAAAAATCGATACTATCCGGCTGCAGGATCATGACAAGATCAAAGCCGGTATTTTCAATCTGCTTTTCCGGTGCATCGACCGGATACATAAAAAGGAAGAAGAATATGTGTTGACGCCGGGAGATACCATGATTCTCGAAAGCAAGGTTGCCCAGATCGTTGAAGAAATTAATGAGCCGCAACTCAAGGAAAAAGTGCTCGGTCTCAAATATTATATCGATAAAAAAAAGATAAAACTCACCAATCTCGCCTACAGGGACCCCCTTACGGGCCTCTACAACAGACGGTTCCTCGATGAAAAAATTTTCGACGAAGTCGAACGGGCAAAACGATACAACCGCCATCTTTCAGTCATTCTTGCCGATCTCGACCACTTCAAACGGATCAACGACCGCCACGGCCATCAAAAGGGCGATCTCGTTTTACAGTCGGTCGCAGAGATTATCAAAAAAACATTGAGACACAATGACGTTGCGGCACGGTACGGGGGAGAGGAGTTCTGTATCATTCTTCCCGAAACATCGCTTGAAACGGCAAAACAGGTGGCTGAAAAACTGAAGGAGAATGTGGAAAATCAGGTAAAGAAAAAATGCGGGATCCCGATCACGATCAGCCTCGGCGTTGCGAGTATTAATAACAAGAACAATACCCCGATGAAACTCGTCCAGGCGGCGGATCATGCAATGTATTGCGCGAAAAACGCGGGAAGAAACAGGGTGGCGATCGATATTTCGGATTAG